A window of the Butyricimonas faecalis genome harbors these coding sequences:
- a CDS encoding AsmA family protein gives MKKVFVTLAIIIVLIIVTLMVIPTFFKSDILRLIEEKSSKYIQAELAIEDVHLSMFKNFPNLSVSLENVVISKQETDTRDTLINIPLFEASVNLRSLISGKEIIINNILLKDCNFMPKVNVDGKANWDIMVPSDTTEVKTEETPTETTEESGSETAIAFNNIEVRNLMLNYQDEQAQMFARIDAVNMALQGNFSETNTILNVLLELKNIYLRQGKSVWVNNTDFNWQAEIAANLKELQFDIKKNDMSLNDLKLDLTGNIDIDDDKYTMDLNLNAPDTKFESLLALIPKDFQKEIEGVKTSGEFQLSLSAKGEYYENHLPTFDLRFNILNANLKYPDLPESVEKINLKLAVTNPGGPIAQTRADLSTLTFTVANNPFNMNLLVVNPDDPTLKGGMKGIINFESLKKALPLKDITLNGILTTDLSFDGKYQYIEKEQYEKFTANGKIALQNVLFKNADYPAGISVPSGEVTITPARLNLKDLKVKINSSDFALAGYLANYLPYMFKDQTLKGNFTLNSNKIDLNEFMATMTTSESDTTQATTTQSSAPAEETSSVLAIPKNIELAFGTNIKEILFDSLVINSIKGNIETSGGIATLKNLSMDMLNGNLIMNGAYNTANPDKPSVDLNLRVTDMDIHSAYNAFSFIKQSLPIAMNCNGKISAAMKFSSELDKEMSPIMTTVNGGGSLSTKGFVLNDNPAMTQLASLLKNDELSRLSISNLKIDFKIEQGNIIVDPFTTNIAGNPTTFSGNQTADGKMDYTMSMNIARKYFGKDIDNVLKSIPGANNIQSLDVDVKLGGTLDKPTITPDLSKALKKIEKEAGKELKNNLLKGLDKLFK, from the coding sequence ATGAAAAAAGTATTTGTAACACTAGCAATTATTATCGTGCTAATTATTGTCACTCTGATGGTTATACCCACCTTTTTCAAAAGTGACATACTACGATTAATCGAGGAGAAGTCCTCAAAATACATCCAGGCCGAACTGGCTATCGAGGACGTGCATCTAAGCATGTTCAAGAACTTCCCGAACTTAAGCGTTTCACTAGAAAACGTGGTCATTTCCAAGCAAGAAACGGACACTCGGGACACTTTAATCAATATTCCTCTTTTCGAAGCATCCGTAAATTTACGTTCCTTAATTTCCGGTAAAGAGATCATAATCAATAATATTTTATTAAAAGATTGTAATTTTATGCCTAAAGTCAATGTCGATGGAAAAGCCAACTGGGACATCATGGTTCCCTCCGACACGACAGAGGTGAAAACAGAAGAAACACCCACGGAAACCACAGAAGAGTCCGGATCGGAAACCGCCATCGCTTTCAACAACATCGAAGTACGTAACTTGATGTTAAATTACCAAGACGAGCAAGCACAGATGTTTGCCCGGATTGATGCCGTAAACATGGCATTGCAAGGAAATTTTTCCGAAACGAACACCATACTAAACGTGTTATTGGAACTGAAAAACATATATTTACGTCAAGGAAAGAGCGTATGGGTTAACAACACCGATTTCAACTGGCAGGCTGAAATCGCTGCCAACTTGAAAGAACTCCAATTCGACATCAAGAAAAACGATATGTCATTGAATGACTTGAAATTAGATTTAACCGGAAATATCGATATTGATGACGATAAATACACGATGGACTTGAATCTAAATGCACCCGACACGAAATTCGAAAGCCTGTTAGCGTTAATTCCCAAAGACTTCCAGAAAGAAATCGAGGGTGTCAAAACTTCCGGAGAATTCCAACTTAGCCTATCTGCAAAAGGGGAATATTACGAGAACCACCTTCCCACTTTTGACTTGCGTTTCAACATTTTAAACGCGAATCTGAAGTACCCGGACCTTCCAGAATCGGTTGAAAAAATCAATCTAAAACTGGCTGTCACCAACCCCGGTGGACCCATTGCGCAAACCAGGGCTGATTTAAGCACTCTGACTTTCACGGTTGCCAACAACCCGTTCAACATGAACCTGCTTGTAGTAAACCCGGACGACCCGACATTAAAAGGGGGAATGAAAGGCATTATCAATTTCGAGAGTTTAAAAAAAGCTTTACCATTAAAAGATATCACTTTAAATGGAATTTTAACAACGGATCTCTCTTTTGATGGAAAATATCAATATATCGAGAAAGAACAATATGAAAAATTCACGGCAAACGGTAAGATCGCCTTACAAAACGTGTTATTCAAGAATGCAGACTATCCTGCCGGAATTTCCGTTCCATCCGGAGAGGTAACCATCACCCCTGCCCGGTTGAATTTGAAAGACCTGAAAGTAAAAATCAACTCTTCAGACTTCGCCTTGGCCGGTTATCTTGCCAACTACCTACCGTACATGTTCAAAGATCAGACTTTAAAAGGCAACTTCACTTTGAATTCAAACAAAATAGATTTGAATGAATTCATGGCAACCATGACGACTTCAGAGTCCGACACGACGCAGGCTACAACAACACAAAGTTCTGCCCCGGCAGAAGAAACTTCAAGCGTATTGGCTATTCCCAAAAATATCGAACTGGCCTTTGGTACGAATATCAAAGAAATCTTGTTTGACAGTCTCGTGATAAACTCCATCAAGGGAAATATCGAAACATCCGGTGGTATTGCCACGCTAAAAAACCTAAGCATGGACATGCTGAACGGCAACCTGATCATGAACGGGGCCTACAACACGGCAAACCCGGACAAACCCTCCGTGGACTTGAATTTGCGGGTTACCGACATGGATATTCACTCGGCATACAACGCCTTCTCTTTCATCAAGCAAAGCCTACCGATCGCCATGAACTGTAATGGTAAAATATCCGCTGCCATGAAATTCAGTTCGGAATTAGACAAGGAAATGAGCCCGATCATGACGACGGTCAATGGTGGAGGTAGCCTCTCAACCAAGGGATTTGTTCTGAATGATAATCCAGCTATGACCCAACTAGCCAGCCTGCTGAAAAATGACGAGTTAAGCCGTTTAAGCATTTCCAACTTGAAAATAGATTTCAAGATAGAGCAAGGAAATATTATCGTGGATCCATTTACTACTAATATCGCGGGTAATCCAACCACATTCTCTGGTAATCAAACCGCTGATGGCAAAATGGATTACACGATGTCTATGAACATTGCCCGCAAATATTTCGGAAAAGACATTGACAACGTACTGAAGTCCATCCCCGGAGCCAATAACATTCAATCCCTGGACGTTGATGTCAAACTTGGTGGTACATTGGATAAACCGACAATTACTCCCGATCTGTCCAAAGCATTGAAAAAAATAGAAAAAGAAGCTGGTAAAGAATTAAAAAACAACCTTTTGAAAGGATTGGATAAACTATTCAAATAA
- a CDS encoding PKD-like family lipoprotein yields MRKLMILFGAWFICGLDACVNDDGNYNYLPQDLVTIELPGSSNFGSSCIEGTEFVLEPKITWKNPEDEVYFTYTWIVDKDTISHDKVLKYIFPEIKDFYVSLYLTDERTNISYKNSGIFILRVETRYKTGFMVLYKESSGTSRLGFIKVPGNGETPDGFKYWNEKELYKQFHEGEDMGSNPVRLIQHFSSGISANDQILVIQRGGQGSLELDGVTLKKVILTKHEFVNEELPTIFDPLDVCYNERINLLLNSDGSLYNRMITISDAFQSNAYSNIPMNIDVDNGVSGGNITLLAQPANSSMTNTILAYDATPEHKRFILVSMAGNNRAGMAVVSSSAGEWPANYVPLDNLGDYNLVYACPYKDDLMTSWNDAYFYFILKDANGKHWIQSCYMPSSSIGKLQINPVSDILKELPQGDQITAKTKFLCHRSGDYLFFTGGINNDILYCYQVNTNKTTVFFNAKATITALSFNEGYTMFGYTGIAIGTTNGKVHFVDASRNSIISEGNPTIYKEFEGYGEVVDIIYKHTSAMMQYN; encoded by the coding sequence ATGAGAAAATTAATGATATTATTTGGGGCATGGTTCATCTGCGGATTAGATGCATGTGTGAACGACGACGGGAATTACAATTATTTGCCTCAAGATTTAGTGACAATAGAATTACCGGGAAGCTCAAACTTTGGCTCATCCTGTATCGAAGGAACAGAATTCGTTCTCGAACCCAAAATTACTTGGAAAAATCCAGAAGATGAAGTCTATTTCACTTACACGTGGATCGTTGACAAGGACACAATTTCACATGATAAGGTGTTGAAATATATTTTCCCAGAAATCAAAGACTTCTACGTGTCATTATATTTGACAGACGAGAGAACAAATATTTCCTATAAGAACAGTGGAATATTTATTCTCCGCGTGGAAACTCGTTACAAGACAGGATTCATGGTACTTTATAAAGAAAGTAGCGGGACTTCCCGTCTTGGATTCATAAAAGTACCTGGTAACGGTGAAACACCAGATGGATTTAAATATTGGAATGAAAAAGAATTATACAAACAATTCCACGAGGGAGAAGACATGGGAAGCAATCCCGTGAGATTAATTCAACATTTTTCTTCAGGTATCAGTGCAAACGATCAAATTCTCGTTATTCAACGCGGTGGACAAGGCTCCTTAGAATTGGATGGGGTAACTCTAAAAAAAGTTATTTTAACGAAACATGAATTTGTAAATGAAGAACTTCCCACAATATTCGACCCGTTGGATGTTTGCTACAACGAGAGAATAAACCTGTTGTTAAACAGTGACGGAAGTCTATACAATCGCATGATTACCATTTCGGATGCATTTCAATCCAATGCTTATAGTAATATACCTATGAATATTGACGTGGATAACGGTGTCAGTGGTGGTAATATCACACTATTGGCACAACCGGCAAACTCCTCGATGACAAACACGATTTTAGCGTATGACGCTACACCGGAACACAAACGTTTTATTCTAGTTTCCATGGCAGGAAACAACCGTGCAGGAATGGCTGTCGTATCCTCAAGTGCAGGAGAATGGCCGGCAAACTATGTACCGCTGGACAATCTGGGGGATTACAATCTGGTATACGCTTGTCCTTATAAAGACGACCTGATGACCAGTTGGAACGATGCCTATTTTTACTTCATCTTAAAAGATGCAAACGGAAAACACTGGATACAATCTTGCTACATGCCATCTTCATCTATTGGGAAATTACAAATTAACCCCGTTAGTGATATATTAAAAGAATTACCTCAAGGAGATCAGATCACTGCTAAAACAAAGTTCTTATGTCATCGCTCCGGTGATTATCTGTTCTTCACTGGCGGTATAAATAACGACATACTATATTGTTATCAAGTGAATACAAACAAAACAACCGTATTTTTCAATGCAAAAGCTACAATCACGGCTTTAAGTTTCAATGAAGGATACACGATGTTCGGTTATACAGGAATTGCTATCGGAACCACAAACGGAAAAGTTCATTTTGTTGATGCTTCCAGAAATTCCATTATATCAGAGGGCAACCCGACTATATACAAAGAGTTTGAAGGATATGGCGAAGTTGTTGATATTATCTACAAACACACATCAGCCATGATGCAATATAATTAA
- a CDS encoding DUF4843 domain-containing protein: MKRILLFGLLAGLLNACSKENIPLYDSQHYVQFVNDYTDSMEISFFFYGSVQQIEIPLPVKLVGMPLTEAKEIVLKANSQYTTASSSQFALPDKALFKAGQTMDTLYITLKREGLNQKVRLVVDIADGTEILSGQSLYSRQIIWFSTEISRPAWWDNDVEDVFLGKYSIPKFQKLIDVTGTGNWENKNYDERRALALQFKRELLRLRYAGTPYPDEELGLDDMSTDIPVLGY; the protein is encoded by the coding sequence ATGAAAAGAATATTACTATTCGGTTTATTAGCAGGGTTATTGAACGCTTGCAGCAAAGAAAACATCCCTTTATATGACTCACAGCATTACGTGCAATTCGTGAATGATTACACAGATTCAATGGAGATATCGTTCTTCTTCTACGGTTCGGTACAACAAATAGAAATACCGTTGCCCGTAAAACTTGTGGGTATGCCCTTAACCGAGGCAAAAGAAATAGTATTAAAAGCAAACAGTCAATACACAACAGCATCATCCTCTCAATTTGCACTACCGGACAAAGCTTTGTTTAAAGCCGGTCAAACAATGGACACGCTTTACATCACGTTAAAACGGGAAGGCTTGAATCAAAAAGTACGGCTAGTTGTCGATATCGCTGACGGTACGGAAATACTTAGCGGGCAGAGCCTGTATTCCCGACAAATTATATGGTTCAGCACGGAGATATCCCGTCCAGCATGGTGGGATAATGACGTAGAAGATGTTTTCTTGGGAAAATATTCCATACCTAAATTCCAAAAATTAATTGATGTTACAGGTACCGGTAACTGGGAAAACAAAAACTATGACGAGCGTAGAGCCCTTGCTTTACAATTCAAACGGGAATTATTACGGTTACGTTATGCAGGAACACCTTATCCGGACGAAGAATTGGGATTAGACGATATGTCCACGGATATCCCTGTATTAGGTTATTAA
- a CDS encoding RagB/SusD family nutrient uptake outer membrane protein produces the protein MNKIKYYIILATITLFTLNGCGNWLDVSPKNQVTDEKLFDDYSGFRNALNGIYRELSQQSLYGRELSWGLISVLAQDYDADRLNKAYPEVATYNYDLADTKKMIDNLWIQMYNAIANCNKLIEEIQKKDGTFFPLGKAEKDLIEGEALALRAFIHFDLLRLFAPSPKVNATGTYLPYFTTYPSKYEPKQKTSDFLQLVIGDLLKAKDLVAYFDSTHVTETGLYSATWRYTPQNINLGRFFHSRGIRLNYMAIHGLLARVYMYAGDETNAEKEARFVLEHFVASEGGEDALRFATTSELTSGKGLHTKYKSEIMFALYDDKLTDLYDEFKTTNNTRFALKAWTDFFTEDGDDSRKNLGEYNYETGLYNLLKWQSFDTEVPDVTPNFNLIPVLRLSEMYYIISECRYNTSDATNAQLYLQKVRDAYKADNRTVDMNRYQKELTLEMKKEYLTEGQLFFFYKRLNISIENGGETVNVGNKFILPIPEKEDVF, from the coding sequence ATGAATAAAATAAAATACTATATCATTCTGGCAACCATCACTTTATTTACCTTGAATGGTTGTGGAAACTGGTTAGATGTTTCTCCTAAAAATCAAGTAACGGACGAAAAATTATTTGATGACTATTCTGGCTTTCGTAATGCATTGAACGGAATATACCGGGAACTTTCTCAACAAAGTCTATACGGGCGGGAACTCTCGTGGGGATTGATAAGCGTACTCGCACAGGATTACGATGCCGATAGGCTGAATAAAGCTTACCCGGAAGTCGCAACTTACAACTACGATCTGGCAGATACCAAAAAAATGATCGACAATCTATGGATACAGATGTATAATGCCATTGCAAACTGTAACAAATTAATTGAAGAGATTCAAAAAAAAGACGGAACATTCTTCCCGTTGGGAAAAGCAGAAAAAGACTTAATCGAGGGAGAAGCCCTTGCCTTGCGCGCATTCATTCACTTCGATTTATTACGTTTGTTCGCCCCGTCCCCAAAAGTGAATGCAACTGGTACGTACTTACCTTATTTTACGACTTACCCGTCAAAATATGAACCGAAACAAAAAACATCCGATTTCTTGCAACTCGTGATCGGTGATCTGTTGAAAGCTAAAGATCTGGTAGCCTATTTTGATTCTACTCATGTAACAGAAACTGGTTTGTATTCTGCAACATGGAGATACACCCCGCAAAATATAAATTTAGGTCGCTTTTTCCATTCACGTGGTATCCGACTAAATTACATGGCTATTCACGGTTTGCTCGCCCGGGTATACATGTATGCCGGAGATGAAACTAATGCTGAAAAAGAAGCTCGTTTCGTTCTGGAACATTTTGTAGCATCAGAAGGTGGTGAAGATGCGTTACGTTTTGCCACAACAAGTGAATTAACTTCAGGTAAAGGATTGCATACCAAGTACAAATCGGAAATTATGTTTGCCCTGTATGATGACAAATTAACGGACTTATACGACGAATTTAAAACCACAAACAACACACGTTTTGCACTAAAGGCATGGACGGACTTCTTCACGGAAGACGGGGACGATTCGAGAAAGAATCTGGGTGAATATAATTATGAAACAGGATTATACAACTTACTAAAGTGGCAATCTTTCGACACGGAAGTTCCTGATGTCACTCCGAATTTTAACCTGATTCCGGTATTGCGTCTATCTGAAATGTATTATATCATCAGCGAATGTCGCTATAATACCAGCGACGCAACGAACGCCCAACTATACTTACAAAAAGTCAGGGACGCATACAAAGCCGACAACCGGACAGTTGACATGAATCGTTACCAAAAGGAATTAACGCTGGAAATGAAAAAGGAATATTTAACGGAAGGTCAACTATTTTTCTTTTACAAACGCCTGAACATATCCATCGAAAATGGTGGAGAAACCGTAAACGTGGGAAATAAATTTATACTTCCCATCCCGGAGAAAGAAGATGTATTCTAA
- a CDS encoding SusC/RagA family TonB-linked outer membrane protein: protein MKRNINNPLKRYLLITFTLCFVSLSFAGNRTQIQDKIISVDFKNETLANVLKELKNKTGYEFLYNLEIVNKAPLVTVKVEEKPFTQVLTLCLENTGFTYQIIDNTIVIKLKEKNDNTPQNKEISGVVLDENNTPLPGTTIMIKGTQIGSATGKDGKFKLTLPNIKNITLVVSFLGFETQNIELSNQKELKIILQEKKESLKDVVVTGYANVKKSSFTGSAIRVEKKELLKVASRNVISALQVFDPSLRIMKNNDMGSDPNTVPEFYIRGRSGVGVMELDKNSVSKTALQNNPNSPLFIMDGYEVKIDKVYDFDPNRIANITILKDAAATALYGSRAANGVIVIETVAPQPGKLRVSYDFMGELTVPDISGYNLMNASEKLEAERLAGFFDSEAPVTYQSLQQEYTEKRNNIMAGVNTDWISLPLRNPFNHKHSLFVEGGSNNFRFGITMRYDVQNGVMKESGRTRIGSSFMLDYRVKNLQLRNEVNYDVTKGTNSPYGDFSEYTRRLPYVSYKDIEGNYVNDLKWHINDTRLNPYYEAKLMKNFSHNNYSSLTDNLGVNWYIMDGFQMKAQFSITKTNEWSSVFVDPESATFKSSTEDLSVQKGTLDKSDSETINWNFKAFANYVKTLGYHNINFSVGVELNENKYSYESTTFRGFPSGELSSPMYAEKSDAPTFSDNHTRLSSVYTALNYSFQDIYLLDASYRMDGSSEFGTDNKTASFYAIGAGVNFHKYDFIQKLDKISQLRLTGTYGQTGKVNFPAYAAKHTYKISDKYYGTGNGLMLFYMGNDKLTWEKTNELNLRLVLGLFNDNITLEVDWYNKLTKDLITDVTIPVSTGFESYKDNLGEVRNRGYEIILRANIYKTQNWDVILYGNMAHNKNRIMKISESLKAYNTRVDEEFAKFEHDKKNLTYAKPLIKYEEGGSLTAIWGMKSLGINPSDGKEIFVNRDGTISYDYVSSQQQILGDKEPDAQGSFGVNLRYRNFSLFASFMYEFGAQVYNTTLVEKVECVDLRYQNADKRVLTQRWESAGQRTTLKDIKDRSETTRPTSRFVQDYNAIDFTSLSFSYDFNRELIHRFGLSMLRLQFQMGDVAHISNVKQERGLSYPFSRTFNFSLNATF from the coding sequence ATGAAAAGAAATATCAATAACCCACTAAAACGGTATCTGTTAATAACATTTACCCTATGCTTTGTCTCCCTCTCGTTTGCAGGGAACAGAACTCAAATTCAGGACAAGATCATCAGTGTCGATTTCAAAAATGAAACTTTGGCAAATGTCCTCAAAGAACTAAAAAACAAAACAGGTTACGAATTCCTGTATAACTTGGAAATAGTTAATAAAGCCCCGCTCGTCACCGTGAAAGTGGAAGAGAAACCTTTCACGCAAGTTTTAACACTCTGCCTTGAAAATACAGGTTTCACGTATCAGATTATCGACAATACAATCGTTATAAAATTAAAGGAAAAAAATGATAATACACCACAGAATAAAGAAATCAGCGGTGTCGTACTTGACGAGAATAACACCCCTTTACCCGGTACAACGATCATGATAAAGGGAACACAAATAGGTTCTGCCACGGGTAAAGATGGCAAATTCAAACTGACACTTCCGAATATCAAAAACATCACACTAGTGGTTAGTTTTCTTGGTTTTGAAACACAAAATATCGAACTATCAAACCAGAAAGAGCTCAAGATTATTCTCCAGGAGAAAAAAGAAAGCCTGAAAGATGTTGTGGTTACCGGTTACGCTAACGTAAAAAAATCCAGTTTCACGGGCTCAGCTATCCGGGTAGAGAAAAAAGAATTATTAAAGGTTGCTTCACGAAATGTCATATCGGCATTACAGGTCTTCGATCCTTCTTTACGCATCATGAAAAATAACGACATGGGGTCCGACCCGAATACAGTCCCCGAATTTTACATCCGCGGGCGCTCTGGTGTGGGCGTTATGGAACTCGACAAAAATTCCGTATCCAAAACAGCCTTACAGAATAACCCCAACTCACCCCTGTTTATCATGGACGGATATGAAGTCAAAATAGATAAAGTGTACGACTTCGACCCTAACCGGATAGCGAACATCACGATTCTGAAAGATGCTGCCGCAACAGCCTTGTATGGTTCCCGTGCCGCCAATGGTGTGATTGTGATTGAAACCGTGGCTCCGCAACCCGGCAAACTTCGTGTTTCCTACGATTTCATGGGAGAATTAACTGTACCGGATATCTCTGGCTACAACTTGATGAACGCAAGTGAGAAGTTGGAGGCTGAACGCTTGGCAGGCTTTTTTGACTCTGAAGCACCCGTAACATACCAAAGCTTGCAACAAGAATATACCGAAAAAAGAAACAACATCATGGCAGGCGTAAACACTGATTGGATTTCCTTACCATTGAGAAATCCCTTTAATCACAAACACAGTCTGTTTGTCGAAGGTGGTTCCAACAATTTTCGATTTGGTATCACCATGCGTTACGACGTACAAAACGGAGTAATGAAAGAGTCTGGGAGAACTCGTATCGGCTCTTCTTTTATGCTGGATTACCGGGTAAAGAACTTACAATTGCGCAACGAAGTCAATTATGATGTTACCAAAGGTACAAACTCTCCTTACGGGGATTTCAGTGAATATACTCGCCGCCTGCCTTACGTGTCTTACAAAGATATTGAAGGGAACTACGTGAACGACTTAAAATGGCATATTAACGATACACGTTTAAATCCTTATTACGAGGCAAAACTAATGAAGAATTTCAGCCACAATAATTATAGTTCATTGACTGATAATCTGGGGGTGAACTGGTATATCATGGATGGATTCCAAATGAAAGCCCAATTTTCGATCACGAAAACAAACGAATGGTCTTCCGTTTTCGTCGACCCGGAATCTGCCACGTTCAAAAGTAGTACAGAGGACTTAAGCGTACAAAAAGGGACGTTGGACAAAAGCGATTCCGAAACAATAAACTGGAACTTCAAAGCATTCGCCAATTACGTAAAGACCTTAGGCTATCACAATATCAATTTCTCAGTTGGAGTCGAATTAAACGAGAACAAATACAGCTACGAAAGTACCACTTTCCGCGGGTTCCCTTCTGGAGAGCTAAGTTCCCCCATGTACGCTGAAAAATCGGATGCTCCTACATTCTCCGATAATCATACCCGTTTATCCAGCGTGTATACCGCTTTAAACTATTCTTTTCAAGATATTTATCTACTGGATGCCTCCTATCGAATGGACGGTTCTTCCGAATTCGGGACAGATAATAAAACAGCTTCATTCTACGCTATCGGTGCAGGAGTCAATTTCCACAAATACGATTTTATACAGAAATTGGATAAAATCAGCCAACTAAGATTAACCGGCACTTACGGACAAACCGGTAAAGTAAACTTTCCCGCCTACGCCGCAAAACACACGTATAAAATCTCGGACAAGTATTATGGCACGGGTAACGGACTGATGCTATTCTACATGGGTAATGATAAATTAACATGGGAAAAGACAAATGAATTAAATCTTCGTCTGGTTCTGGGATTATTTAACGATAACATCACATTGGAAGTCGATTGGTATAACAAATTGACTAAAGATTTAATCACGGACGTAACTATTCCTGTATCCACGGGATTCGAGTCTTACAAGGATAATCTTGGAGAAGTACGAAACCGAGGATATGAAATAATCCTACGTGCCAACATATACAAAACGCAAAACTGGGATGTTATTCTATACGGGAACATGGCACATAACAAGAACCGGATCATGAAAATCTCCGAGTCATTAAAAGCATACAACACCCGTGTTGACGAGGAATTCGCCAAATTTGAACACGATAAAAAGAACTTAACCTATGCCAAACCGCTTATAAAATACGAGGAAGGCGGTTCGTTAACAGCTATTTGGGGTATGAAATCCTTGGGTATCAACCCAAGTGATGGAAAAGAGATATTTGTAAACCGGGACGGAACAATTTCTTATGATTATGTTTCCTCACAACAACAGATTCTCGGAGACAAGGAACCGGATGCACAAGGTAGTTTCGGGGTAAACCTGCGTTACAGGAATTTCTCATTGTTCGCTTCCTTCATGTATGAATTCGGCGCACAAGTATACAACACGACTCTCGTGGAAAAAGTGGAGTGCGTTGACCTGCGTTACCAAAACGCAGACAAACGCGTACTAACACAACGCTGGGAATCAGCCGGACAACGTACCACGTTAAAAGATATCAAGGATAGAAGCGAAACGACACGCCCGACATCCAGATTCGTGCAAGACTACAACGCAATAGATTTCACCTCATTGAGTTTCAGTTATGATTTTAATCGTGAATTAATCCATCGTTTCGGTTTGAGTATGCTCCGCCTGCAATTTCAAATGGGTGATGTCGCTCATATCTCGAATGTGAAACAAGAAAGAGGACTATCCTACCCTTTCAGTCGTACATTTAATTTCTCTTTAAATGCAACTTTCTAA
- a CDS encoding FecR family protein produces the protein MPNEQENKDEQIIQEWIEIKKLQHPKYWMQMKDKLQIVIHQKRKIRIIKCVAIFTLPVLACGFYLLQNNLYHTPLRTEQILAKILPGDKKAILHTSNGNSLVLSGDTFSLTEINGTQISSTQDEGIVYTPQTTNNTIKIYNTLVVPLKGEYNITLCDGTQVWLNSSSSLRYPVIFSDSVREVHLEGEAFFIVTENKEKPFIVTTKDYSIKVLGTAFNVMDYNDDNYSHTTLAKGKIEILHGDKRQILIPGEQAVLKDGKISIKKVDPHYYTTWMNDRFYFDSECLENIMKKLSRWYDVQVTFKDEAAKQYHFEGSVPKYSSIKEICNIIELTTHVRFELEKNNIIVKLK, from the coding sequence ATGCCAAACGAGCAAGAAAACAAAGATGAACAGATTATTCAAGAATGGATTGAAATTAAAAAACTTCAGCATCCCAAATATTGGATGCAAATGAAAGATAAACTTCAAATTGTCATTCATCAGAAACGTAAAATACGAATAATAAAGTGTGTTGCCATATTCACACTACCTGTTTTGGCATGTGGGTTTTATCTCTTACAGAATAATCTCTATCACACTCCTTTGCGAACCGAACAAATCTTGGCAAAGATATTACCGGGTGATAAAAAAGCTATTTTACATACATCAAATGGTAATTCACTTGTTCTTTCTGGAGATACATTCTCGTTGACTGAAATCAATGGGACCCAGATATCATCCACGCAAGACGAAGGAATCGTCTATACCCCACAAACAACGAACAACACAATAAAAATCTATAACACACTTGTAGTTCCTCTTAAAGGAGAATATAACATCACACTCTGCGATGGAACCCAAGTATGGCTAAACTCCTCTTCCTCATTGAGGTATCCCGTTATCTTTTCAGATTCCGTCCGGGAAGTACACTTGGAAGGTGAGGCTTTCTTCATCGTAACCGAGAATAAAGAAAAACCGTTTATCGTAACAACAAAAGATTACTCCATCAAAGTACTGGGAACAGCTTTTAACGTGATGGATTACAATGATGACAATTATTCTCACACGACGCTGGCAAAAGGAAAAATCGAAATATTACACGGGGACAAACGCCAAATATTAATCCCAGGCGAGCAGGCAGTTCTGAAAGACGGGAAAATATCCATAAAGAAAGTAGACCCGCACTATTATACCACGTGGATGAACGACCGTTTCTACTTTGACAGCGAATGCTTGGAAAACATCATGAAAAAATTATCTAGATGGTACGATGTACAAGTTACATTCAAGGATGAAGCAGCAAAACAATATCATTTTGAGGGAAGCGTACCTAAATACAGTAGCATCAAAGAAATTTGTAATATTATAGAATTAACGACACACGTGAGGTTTGAACTGGAAAAGAATAATATAATTGTTAAACTAAAGTAA